One window from the genome of Dioscorea cayenensis subsp. rotundata cultivar TDr96_F1 chromosome 3, TDr96_F1_v2_PseudoChromosome.rev07_lg8_w22 25.fasta, whole genome shotgun sequence encodes:
- the LOC120255712 gene encoding uncharacterized protein LOC120255712 — translation MWKDPCIMDFPINLKPTYLNMDLFHDSMSLSDLLSLDCFNHDALIHTFGPNLDWAWLNNIDLTASQNYWIWGSTSLKTTLAFVVYDNLNSNMDVGWMGWFHIWRLRVIPSIKVLIWKLAHGKLLIGAYLYDINIGPHNLCNFCNLMPETATHVIWECPKVALYWSRVLSYLGCPTMPISVLSSEHWITSYLNKSHNSQFGKALIVTTAWLIWKERCNLIFKKWTPNFNSLVDKAWSYCSNFEQATRCMSRECPKLRNSKTVITIYSEASWDSSTQDCGLGFAIILNYNQILLAGSCGYLTDSPITAEIEAIILAMNYCANNYLNLNHIYCDCPGVYQMINNFQRTVAWRFGSSIHQLKLILKHFPSTTLQNIDCDTNILADSLAHFGL, via the coding sequence ATGTGGAAGGACCCTTGTATCATGGATTTCCCTATAAACCTTAAGCCTACTTATCTCAATATGGATTTGTTTCATGATTCTATGAGCCTCTCGGATCTCTTGAGTCTTGATTGCTTTAATCATGATGCTTTGATCCATACTTTTGGTCCTAATTTGGATTGGGCTTGGCTTAACAATATCGATCTTACTGCTTCTCAAAATTACTGGATCTGGGGCTCTACTTCTCTTAAGACCACTCTGGCTTTTGTGGTATATGATAATCTCAATTCTAACATGGATGTTGGATGGATGGGGTGGTTCCACATCTGGCGACTTCGGGTCATACCAAGCATCAAAGTTTTAATTTGGAAATTGGCACACGGTAAATTACTGATTGGGGCCTATctatatgatattaatattgGGCCCCACAATCTTTGCAATTTTTGCAACCTGATGCCTGAAACTGCCACACATGTGATCTGGGAGTGCCCCAAGGTTGCACTCTATTGGTCTAGGGTCTTGAGCTACTTGGGATGCCCCACAATGCCTATATCTGTCCTTAGCTCTGAACACTGGATCACTAGCTATCTTAATAAATCTCACAATTCTCAATTTGGTAAAGCCCTCATTGTAACCACAGCTTGGTTGATTTGGAAAGAGCGATGTAATCTTATCTTCAAAAAGTGGACTCCAAACTTCAACTCCCTGGTGGACAAAGCCTGGTCCTATTGCTCAAATTTTGAACAGGCAACTAGATGCATGTCAAGGGAGTGTCCTAAACTTCGAAATTCTAAAACTGTTATTACAATCTATTCAGAAGCATCTTGGGATTCATCCACACAGGACTGCGGTCTGGGATTTGCTATCATCTTAAACTATAATCAGATTCTACTTGCAGGTTCTTGTGGATATCTTACTGACTCTCCCATCACTGCTGAAATTGAAGCAATTATCTTAGCTATGAACTACTGTGCCAACAACTACTTGAATCTAAATCATATCTATTGTGACTGTCCCGGTGTCTATCAAATGATAAACAATTTTCAAAGGACTGTTGCTTGGCGTTTCGGCTCAAGCATCCATCAGCTCAAGCTTATTTTGAAGCACTTCCCCAGCACTACTTTGCAAAACATTGATTGCGATACAAACATTCTGGCGGATTCTCTTGCGCATTTTGGCCTTTAA